One genomic region from Streptomyces sp. NBC_01431 encodes:
- a CDS encoding saccharopine dehydrogenase family protein — MCSAHTPVPASRPVAWPDERAVAVVGAYGHTGRFVVAELLRRGAAPVLIGRDRAKLDGLRDLAPDARVCVASIEDPASLDRAIHGAAAVVNCAGPFRATARPVADAALRAGLPYLDVGAEQAVSAALFDTYGDRARNAGVVIAPSVAFYGALGDLLATAALGAWTDADEITLAYGLDSWLPTLGSRLTGKSNAGQHLTYTASELRPFDYSPSVFPWDFPEPFGRQDASPFATADQVSLSRHVRTPEVRAVMNLAPLKDVGDPDTPAPVPADAKGRSAQTFLVEAIVRRGQEVRRAVAGGRDIYAVTAPLVVEALARILDGRCTVTGVVAAGEAFDAADFLRALTPDHFDRLDLPTGEGGASTG, encoded by the coding sequence ATGTGTTCCGCCCATACCCCCGTCCCCGCGTCCCGCCCTGTTGCCTGGCCCGACGAGCGCGCCGTGGCCGTTGTCGGGGCGTACGGCCACACGGGCCGTTTCGTCGTGGCGGAGCTGCTGCGCCGGGGTGCGGCACCGGTCCTGATCGGACGTGACCGGGCGAAGCTCGACGGGCTTCGTGACCTCGCCCCCGACGCCAGGGTGTGCGTGGCGTCCATCGAGGATCCGGCTTCCCTCGACCGCGCCATCCACGGCGCGGCGGCGGTCGTCAACTGTGCCGGACCGTTCCGCGCGACCGCCCGCCCTGTCGCCGACGCGGCCCTGCGCGCGGGCCTCCCGTACCTGGACGTCGGCGCCGAACAGGCCGTCAGTGCCGCCCTGTTCGACACGTACGGCGACCGGGCGCGCAACGCGGGCGTCGTCATCGCTCCGTCAGTGGCCTTCTACGGAGCCCTTGGCGACCTGCTGGCCACGGCCGCCCTCGGCGCCTGGACGGACGCGGACGAGATCACGCTCGCCTACGGACTCGACAGTTGGCTGCCCACTCTCGGATCCCGGCTCACCGGCAAGAGCAACGCAGGTCAGCACCTCACCTATACGGCAAGCGAGTTGCGCCCCTTCGACTACTCGCCCTCCGTCTTCCCCTGGGACTTCCCGGAGCCGTTCGGCAGACAGGACGCCTCCCCGTTCGCGACAGCCGACCAGGTCAGTCTGTCGCGCCACGTGCGCACTCCCGAGGTGCGGGCCGTGATGAACCTGGCGCCGCTGAAGGACGTGGGCGACCCCGACACCCCGGCGCCCGTCCCTGCCGACGCGAAGGGCCGTTCCGCCCAGACCTTCCTCGTCGAGGCGATCGTGCGCCGCGGCCAGGAGGTGCGCCGCGCGGTCGCGGGCGGCCGGGACATCTACGCGGTGACGGCACCGCTCGTCGTGGAAGCCCTCGCGCGCATCCTCGATGGACGCTGCACGGTGACGGGCGTGGTCGCGGCGGGCGAGGCGTTCGACGCCGCGGACTTCCTGCGGGCACTCACGCCCGACCACTTCGACCGACTCGATCTGCCGACCGGGGAGGGCGGCGCGTCGACGGGCTGA
- a CDS encoding MFS transporter, whose translation MAVFITSLTETLPAGLLPAMSADLRVSESAAGQTVTIYAIGTALTAIPLTTATAGWRRKRLLLASVAGFAVANTVTALSATYSVTMAARFVAGVAAGLAWALLAGYARRLAPAHLQGRAIAIAMAGIPVALSLGVPAGTFLGKALSWQTAFLVMTVLTVGLLAWIGVAVPDHPGRRGGDRPAMLSALRVPGVAPVLFVTLVFVLAHTILYTFIATFLDALGMGGSTDLVLLVFGAASLLSIWVVAAHSNRRLRALTLASVVLIAVAAAVLAVLSGSVAMVYVAVTLWGLGWGGAPTLLQTAVGDAGGDEHGDAAQAMLVTLWNVAMAAGGIVGGVLLDALGAASFPWSILVLLAPVLAVVLAARTHGFPARRGSAV comes from the coding sequence ATGGCCGTTTTCATCACCAGCCTGACCGAGACCCTTCCTGCCGGGCTGCTACCAGCGATGAGCGCCGACCTGCGCGTCAGCGAATCCGCGGCCGGGCAGACCGTCACCATCTATGCCATCGGTACGGCGCTGACAGCCATCCCACTGACCACGGCGACCGCGGGATGGCGGCGCAAACGGCTGCTGTTGGCCTCCGTGGCGGGGTTCGCCGTAGCCAACACGGTCACCGCCCTCTCGGCTACCTACTCCGTCACGATGGCGGCGCGCTTCGTCGCAGGCGTCGCCGCGGGTCTGGCCTGGGCGCTGCTCGCCGGGTACGCCCGCCGACTGGCCCCGGCGCACCTCCAGGGCAGGGCGATCGCGATTGCCATGGCCGGTATTCCGGTCGCCCTGTCGCTGGGCGTGCCGGCGGGTACCTTCCTCGGCAAGGCGCTCAGCTGGCAGACCGCCTTCCTGGTCATGACCGTGCTCACCGTCGGTCTCCTCGCCTGGATCGGTGTCGCGGTCCCGGACCACCCCGGTCGGCGTGGCGGAGACAGGCCTGCGATGCTCAGTGCGCTCCGCGTCCCCGGCGTCGCCCCGGTCCTGTTCGTCACCCTGGTATTCGTCCTCGCCCACACGATCCTCTACACCTTCATCGCGACCTTCCTCGACGCACTGGGCATGGGCGGCTCCACCGACCTGGTGCTCCTCGTGTTCGGCGCGGCGTCACTCCTGAGCATCTGGGTGGTGGCCGCCCACAGCAACCGCCGACTGCGCGCCCTGACCCTCGCGAGCGTCGTGTTGATCGCGGTGGCGGCCGCTGTCCTGGCCGTGCTGTCCGGCAGTGTGGCCATGGTCTATGTGGCCGTCACTCTCTGGGGGCTGGGCTGGGGTGGCGCCCCCACACTGCTACAGACCGCGGTGGGGGACGCGGGCGGCGACGAACACGGGGACGCCGCTCAGGCCATGCTGGTGACCTTGTGGAACGTGGCGATGGCGGCCGGCGGCATCGTCGGCGGTGTCCTCCTGGATGCCCTGGGTGCCGCCTCCTTCCCCTGGAGCATCCTGGTCCTGCTGGCCCCGGTCCTCGCCGTGGTGCTGGCCGCCCGCACCCACGGTTTCCCCGCCCGGCGCGGAAGCGCCGTCTGA
- a CDS encoding DUF305 domain-containing protein → MSASLSSSARRRTLAVGAGAVLALTLAACGSSGTAKSADPAMPGMDHGPTRATGSGGAFNDADVTFAQQMIPHHQQAIEMAKLADGRAADPEVKDLAAAIERAQDPEINTMKTWLKSWGKPLPAASMGDMPGMNHGSGGASGMMSDQDMSELKAANGKDFDRKFAQLMIGHHQGAVTMAKGEQKNGANTDAKRLAGNVIAAQNAEIEKMNKILDRLK, encoded by the coding sequence ATGTCTGCTTCCCTGTCCTCCTCGGCCCGCCGACGCACGCTCGCCGTTGGCGCCGGCGCCGTTCTCGCCTTGACGCTGGCGGCCTGTGGCTCCTCCGGTACCGCGAAGTCCGCCGACCCGGCCATGCCGGGCATGGACCACGGCCCGACCCGAGCCACGGGCTCCGGAGGTGCCTTCAACGACGCGGACGTGACGTTCGCGCAGCAGATGATCCCGCACCACCAGCAGGCCATCGAGATGGCGAAGCTGGCCGACGGCCGCGCCGCCGATCCCGAGGTGAAGGACCTGGCCGCCGCGATCGAGCGGGCCCAGGACCCGGAAATCAACACGATGAAGACCTGGCTGAAGTCCTGGGGCAAGCCGCTCCCGGCCGCCTCGATGGGGGACATGCCCGGCATGAACCACGGCTCGGGCGGCGCGTCCGGGATGATGTCCGACCAGGACATGAGTGAACTCAAGGCGGCCAACGGCAAGGACTTCGACAGGAAGTTCGCCCAGCTGATGATCGGCCACCACCAGGGCGCGGTCACCATGGCCAAGGGGGAGCAGAAGAACGGCGCGAACACGGACGCCAAGAGGCTCGCGGGCAATGTCATCGCGGCACAGAACGCCGAGATCGAGA
- a CDS encoding MurR/RpiR family transcriptional regulator, with the protein MSSGQQQARAQAAAITPSGQPSDHGRAPADRVRALFDGHRLSPGQRRIAQYLIDHLTEAAFLSITELAERVGVSQPSVTRFAASLGFSGYPALRDVLQPIALSAVAGSPEGREGSRHNELQAAVDAEIQNLENVRRLVANTTRVLEIGRELARSVPLTVLGLRISVSLAEYFAYAARRIHPDVRLVTRGGSVAYDALLQSRSAGGSWVLAFAMPRHAKETLAALRAARSAGLRIALITDTTLGPLVDEADVALTAGTGSRLVFDSYAAPGVLAAALLQAMADADPERTQARLEEYEQAADQHGFFL; encoded by the coding sequence GTGTCATCGGGGCAGCAGCAGGCACGAGCCCAGGCGGCCGCGATCACGCCGAGCGGGCAGCCATCCGACCATGGGCGCGCGCCGGCGGACCGGGTCCGCGCGCTGTTCGACGGCCACCGCCTCTCCCCCGGCCAGCGGCGCATCGCCCAGTACCTCATCGACCACCTCACCGAGGCCGCCTTCCTCTCGATCACCGAACTCGCCGAGCGGGTCGGCGTGAGCCAGCCGTCGGTGACCCGCTTCGCCGCTTCCCTCGGCTTCAGCGGCTACCCGGCCCTGCGGGACGTCCTACAGCCGATCGCCCTGAGCGCCGTCGCGGGCTCCCCCGAGGGCCGCGAGGGGAGCCGCCACAACGAGCTCCAGGCGGCGGTGGACGCCGAGATCCAGAACCTGGAGAACGTGCGTCGGCTGGTCGCCAACACCACCCGGGTCCTGGAGATCGGCCGCGAGCTGGCCCGCTCGGTGCCCCTGACCGTTCTCGGGCTGCGGATCTCCGTGTCGCTCGCGGAGTACTTCGCGTACGCCGCCCGGCGCATCCACCCCGATGTGCGGCTGGTGACGCGCGGTGGCAGCGTCGCCTACGACGCGCTGCTCCAGTCGCGCTCGGCGGGCGGCAGCTGGGTGCTGGCCTTCGCCATGCCCCGGCACGCCAAGGAGACGCTGGCCGCGCTGCGGGCAGCCCGCAGCGCGGGGCTGCGCATCGCCCTGATCACGGACACCACGCTCGGTCCGCTCGTCGACGAGGCGGACGTGGCCCTCACCGCGGGCACCGGCTCACGCCTGGTGTTCGACTCGTACGCGGCGCCCGGAGTGCTCGCCGCGGCCCTTCTCCAGGCGATGGCCGACGCCGATCCCGAGCGGACGCAGGCCCGGCTCGAAGAGTACGAGCAGGCCGCCGACCAGCACGGTTTCTTCCTTTAG
- a CDS encoding helix-turn-helix domain-containing protein yields the protein MRSVALALSEGCMLFEAAAACEVFGTDRPHLSDPWYSFSVCGPRDTHVGDWLRADATDGLDALAAAHTVIVPSLRDVRAEPPGELIDAVRAAHAAGARIVSLCTGAFVLAAAGLLDGRRATTHWAHADELAERYPKVTVDAGVLFTDQGTILTSAGKAASMDLCLHIVRLDHGATVANALARTLVVPPHRDGGQAQFIPAPVTHGRDHPLADLLPWALARLDQPLTVEDLARQAAMSSRNLARHFHAVTGTSPLRWLLSQRVRQAQELLESGHDSIEHIAARTGMGTAATLRRHFTRVTGLPPEAYRRTFGSR from the coding sequence ATGAGAAGTGTGGCTCTGGCGCTCTCCGAGGGATGCATGCTCTTCGAGGCGGCGGCCGCCTGCGAAGTGTTCGGCACGGACCGCCCGCATCTGTCCGACCCCTGGTACTCGTTCAGCGTGTGTGGTCCCCGGGACACCCATGTCGGGGACTGGCTGCGCGCCGACGCCACGGACGGTCTGGACGCGCTTGCCGCCGCGCACACGGTGATCGTGCCGTCCCTGCGCGATGTCCGGGCGGAGCCGCCTGGCGAGTTGATCGACGCGGTACGTGCCGCGCACGCGGCCGGCGCCCGGATCGTGTCCCTGTGCACCGGGGCGTTCGTACTGGCAGCGGCGGGGCTCCTCGACGGCCGCCGCGCCACGACGCACTGGGCGCACGCGGACGAACTCGCCGAGCGGTATCCGAAGGTCACGGTCGATGCCGGGGTGCTCTTCACCGACCAGGGCACCATTCTCACCTCGGCGGGAAAGGCCGCCAGCATGGACCTGTGCCTGCACATCGTCCGCCTCGACCATGGCGCGACGGTGGCCAACGCGCTGGCCCGCACACTCGTCGTCCCGCCTCACCGGGACGGCGGGCAGGCGCAGTTCATCCCGGCGCCCGTGACGCACGGGCGCGACCATCCGCTCGCCGATCTGCTCCCCTGGGCGCTGGCCCGCCTCGACCAGCCGCTGACCGTGGAGGACTTGGCGCGACAGGCCGCCATGAGCAGTCGCAACCTGGCCCGGCACTTCCATGCCGTCACCGGGACCTCGCCACTGCGCTGGCTGCTGAGCCAGCGCGTGCGGCAGGCGCAGGAACTGCTGGAGTCGGGCCACGACAGCATCGAGCACATCGCGGCGCGCACCGGTATGGGTACGGCCGCCACCCTGCGCCGCCATTTCACCCGCGTGACCGGCCTGCCACCCGAGGCCTACCGGCGGACATTCGGCAGCCGCTGA
- a CDS encoding class I SAM-dependent methyltransferase: MPQDRAGERPGSGSGGAWSGREGAEAFAAVDAATDWLLGYPFVFRALAAGSGTDRVLLDFGCGPGRVADQAARRLGVRIVGVDASPEMLALARRQSTPGAEYHLVTDGRAADLPDACADAAMCNHVLASLPDEQTVLGVFGEIHRLLRRGAPLAVLTTDPACAGIEYASLRVGESGVIYGPGQPLTVRLRRTDGTWQTAQNHAWPPTTIRAILERAGFTPATQHHPTPDEAEGIADPDHVHSRDWAAERRRPPLVVTVATKA; the protein is encoded by the coding sequence ATGCCACAGGACCGAGCAGGCGAGCGGCCGGGGTCCGGATCCGGCGGGGCTTGGTCCGGGCGCGAGGGTGCGGAGGCGTTCGCGGCGGTGGACGCGGCGACCGACTGGCTGCTCGGCTATCCGTTCGTCTTCCGGGCGCTGGCCGCAGGGAGCGGCACGGACCGTGTGCTGCTGGACTTCGGCTGCGGCCCGGGGCGCGTCGCCGACCAGGCCGCCCGGCGGCTCGGTGTGCGGATCGTCGGCGTGGACGCCTCGCCCGAGATGCTTGCCCTGGCCCGTCGGCAGTCCACGCCCGGCGCCGAGTACCACCTGGTCACCGACGGCCGGGCCGCCGACCTGCCCGATGCCTGTGCGGACGCGGCGATGTGCAACCACGTCCTCGCCTCGCTGCCCGACGAACAGACCGTCCTCGGTGTGTTCGGCGAGATCCACCGCTTGCTGCGACGCGGCGCCCCACTGGCGGTGCTGACCACGGACCCGGCGTGCGCCGGCATCGAGTACGCCTCCCTGCGCGTCGGCGAGTCCGGCGTCATCTACGGCCCCGGCCAACCCCTGACCGTACGGCTGCGCCGCACCGACGGGACCTGGCAAACCGCACAGAACCACGCGTGGCCGCCCACGACGATCCGAGCCATCCTGGAACGCGCGGGGTTCACGCCGGCCACACAGCACCATCCGACACCGGACGAGGCGGAGGGCATCGCCGACCCGGACCACGTGCACAGCCGCGACTGGGCCGCCGAAAGGCGGCGCCCACCGCTGGTGGTGACTGTGGCGACCAAGGCCTGA
- a CDS encoding maleylpyruvate isomerase family mycothiol-dependent enzyme translates to MTETARFVAAVKGASLATPVPSCPGWTLLDLVRHTGSVHRWFSTLLQQRVQEPPRSREVDLALPSGEDGYLGWLEESSAVAAEAFAVTDPDTPMWVWGVDPYARFWMRRMLFETLVHRTDAETAVGLRPEIDPALAADGVDEFLVNLPFAAPFAPKTAELRGQGETIRFRCTDRVGDWLIRLRPDGFGLDENAATAAAEQANATVQGTAADLLLLLYGRLDRSTAAFETTGDAELLTRWFTNSEF, encoded by the coding sequence ATGACGGAGACCGCCAGGTTCGTGGCCGCCGTCAAGGGAGCGAGCCTCGCGACCCCCGTGCCCAGCTGCCCCGGCTGGACTCTTCTCGACCTGGTACGCCACACCGGAAGCGTGCACCGCTGGTTCTCCACTCTGCTCCAGCAGCGCGTCCAGGAGCCACCCCGTAGCCGCGAGGTGGATTTGGCCCTGCCGTCGGGCGAGGACGGGTACCTCGGCTGGCTGGAGGAGAGCTCGGCGGTGGCGGCCGAAGCGTTCGCCGTCACCGACCCCGATACCCCGATGTGGGTGTGGGGCGTCGATCCGTACGCCAGGTTCTGGATGCGGCGGATGCTGTTCGAGACCTTGGTGCACCGCACCGACGCGGAGACCGCCGTCGGCCTCCGCCCCGAGATCGACCCCGCTCTCGCGGCCGACGGGGTGGACGAGTTCCTGGTCAACCTGCCCTTCGCCGCGCCGTTCGCTCCCAAGACCGCCGAGCTGCGAGGCCAGGGCGAGACGATTCGGTTCCGCTGCACCGACCGAGTCGGCGACTGGCTGATCCGCCTGCGCCCCGACGGCTTCGGACTCGACGAGAACGCCGCGACCGCCGCGGCGGAGCAGGCGAACGCCACCGTCCAGGGCACCGCCGCCGATCTGCTGCTCCTCCTCTACGGGCGCCTGGATCGCAGTACGGCCGCCTTCGAGACCACGGGGGACGCCGAACTGCTCACGCGCTGGTTCACGAACTCCGAGTTCTGA
- a CDS encoding PP2C family protein-serine/threonine phosphatase, translated as MDLQPRSASRHHSPAPRPALLAVPFALITLVTTADVLAPPDVHLGPLLATAPAVTASFAGPRVTAAIGAVAVLAQVVVAAVRSSVSDLNHTSQIIALILISVFVTLFAHLREVHERELVQLRWVAEAAQQVVLRPLRERLGPLRLASVYLAAEADAQIGGDLYAAARTAHGTRLIIGDVRGKGLEAVGDAALVLGAFRAAAHQESDLPGLVTYLERAVAPDLANSPTPDDETGGEAFITAALLDVPDHEQTLHLVSCGHPPPLLLRGNRAVSLDVDHPAPPLGLADLTEDQLTAQGFPFERGDIVLLYTDGVLEARDEAGRFYPLAQRATAWRGAGPHDLLRHLREGLLAHTATRTLGDDAAMVAIERLPPPSSQP; from the coding sequence ATGGATCTTCAGCCACGGAGCGCGAGTCGGCATCATTCCCCGGCGCCGCGTCCCGCCCTGCTGGCGGTGCCGTTCGCGCTCATCACACTCGTCACGACGGCCGACGTACTCGCACCGCCCGATGTGCACCTCGGTCCGCTGCTGGCGACGGCCCCTGCCGTCACCGCGTCCTTCGCGGGCCCCCGGGTCACCGCGGCCATCGGCGCGGTCGCCGTCCTGGCCCAGGTGGTCGTCGCCGCGGTGCGCAGCAGCGTCAGCGACCTCAACCACACCTCCCAGATCATCGCGCTGATCCTGATCTCGGTGTTCGTGACGCTGTTCGCCCATCTGCGGGAGGTGCACGAGCGGGAGCTCGTACAGCTGCGCTGGGTCGCGGAGGCCGCCCAACAGGTGGTGCTGCGGCCGTTGCGCGAGCGGCTCGGCCCGCTGCGGCTCGCCAGTGTCTACCTGGCCGCCGAAGCCGACGCGCAGATCGGCGGTGACCTGTACGCCGCCGCCCGCACCGCCCACGGCACGCGGCTCATCATCGGTGATGTACGGGGGAAGGGGCTGGAGGCCGTCGGGGACGCGGCGCTCGTCCTCGGCGCCTTCCGGGCCGCCGCCCATCAGGAGTCCGACCTGCCGGGTCTGGTCACCTACCTGGAACGGGCGGTCGCACCGGACCTGGCCAACTCCCCCACCCCCGACGACGAGACCGGGGGCGAGGCCTTCATCACCGCGGCCCTGCTCGACGTGCCCGACCACGAACAGACGCTCCACCTCGTGAGTTGTGGCCATCCACCACCTCTGCTGCTGCGCGGCAACCGCGCGGTGTCCCTCGACGTCGACCATCCCGCCCCGCCGCTGGGGCTCGCCGATCTCACCGAGGACCAACTCACCGCACAGGGCTTCCCGTTCGAGCGGGGCGACATCGTGCTCCTCTACACCGACGGCGTTCTGGAAGCCCGAGACGAGGCGGGCCGGTTCTACCCCCTGGCACAACGTGCGACCGCGTGGCGCGGCGCCGGTCCCCACGACCTGTTACGTCACCTTCGCGAGGGCCTCCTCGCCCACACCGCGACCCGGACGCTGGGCGACGACGCCGCGATGGTGGCCATCGAAAGGCTGCCCCCGCCGTCGTCTCAGCCGTAG
- a CDS encoding GNAT family N-acetyltransferase, which produces MYAISLGDDGAELCPLEPWQAEEFLHHVDRGREFIGQHNGLPDVVTDLESSRAFLTTYAQRTASDTGRLYGIRSDGELVGAVLFRRFDAAQGVAEAGCWLEPAAVGRGLVTRAVRAMIDWAVEHRGIHRVEWWVAAENQPSIAVARRLGMIKEAVLRESYLYRGKRHDEEIWSVLAPQWRAARAAGTHA; this is translated from the coding sequence ATGTACGCGATATCCCTCGGCGACGACGGCGCCGAACTGTGCCCGCTCGAACCGTGGCAGGCCGAGGAGTTCCTCCACCATGTGGACCGGGGACGGGAGTTCATCGGACAGCACAACGGGCTTCCTGACGTCGTGACGGATCTGGAGTCGAGCCGGGCGTTCCTCACGACGTACGCGCAGAGGACCGCGTCCGACACCGGGCGGCTCTACGGGATCCGTTCGGACGGCGAACTGGTCGGCGCCGTCCTGTTCCGGAGGTTCGATGCCGCGCAGGGCGTCGCCGAGGCGGGCTGCTGGCTGGAGCCGGCCGCGGTGGGCCGGGGTCTGGTGACCCGGGCCGTGCGCGCCATGATCGACTGGGCCGTCGAGCACCGGGGCATCCATCGCGTGGAGTGGTGGGTCGCTGCGGAGAACCAGCCCAGCATCGCCGTCGCCCGGCGGCTGGGGATGATCAAGGAAGCCGTGCTGAGGGAGAGCTACCTGTACCGCGGAAAGCGACACGACGAGGAGATCTGGTCAGTGCTCGCACCGCAATGGCGTGCGGCACGCGCGGCGGGCACGCACGCCTGA
- a CDS encoding thioredoxin family protein, whose protein sequence is MARGVHQPLENEEFDFILAMANGPVLAYFCGTWPKAVKACKEMDVVVSGIAQEYAGRLTAVKADMTRCTRAVQRYGVTMAPSLVLIERGGATVMAAGPMDRAAVKDFLDANL, encoded by the coding sequence ATGGCGCGCGGGGTCCACCAACCGCTGGAGAACGAAGAGTTCGACTTCATCCTTGCGATGGCCAACGGTCCTGTGCTCGCCTACTTCTGCGGGACCTGGCCCAAGGCGGTCAAGGCGTGCAAGGAGATGGACGTGGTCGTGAGCGGGATCGCGCAGGAGTACGCCGGGCGTCTGACGGCCGTCAAGGCCGACATGACCCGGTGCACGCGCGCGGTCCAGCGGTACGGAGTCACCATGGCGCCTTCCCTCGTCCTCATCGAGCGGGGCGGAGCGACGGTGATGGCGGCCGGCCCGATGGACCGGGCCGCGGTGAAGGACTTCCTGGACGCCAACCTCTGA
- a CDS encoding scabin-related ADP-ribosyltransferase, whose product MLKAALRVLAAATLATASLTVAAPADATVHRTATTKAPAPDTTPCGPVGGFHPTDWWRTTTNPSLAPAVHHAAADENWQWRDDSNTLWRGDTRENVQQLFDEGFTPRGDSLTPLAEYIVKGGGQNTAHVSTSCEKWVAQKFATYGAAKTGWVYEIEAPGGIDVNATAHLNGYQSPYLWNKEIDFPGGINGSYIKEACKYRLLKTDPATKVNTYENLGCQTNRHFQRVLTAMR is encoded by the coding sequence ATGTTGAAGGCAGCTCTGCGCGTCCTGGCCGCCGCCACTCTTGCCACCGCTTCCCTGACCGTCGCCGCGCCCGCTGACGCAACCGTCCACCGCACCGCCACGACGAAGGCTCCGGCTCCCGACACGACGCCCTGCGGGCCGGTCGGCGGGTTCCACCCGACGGACTGGTGGCGCACCACGACCAATCCGTCCCTCGCCCCGGCCGTCCACCATGCCGCGGCGGACGAGAACTGGCAGTGGCGCGACGACAGCAACACGCTGTGGCGGGGCGACACCCGCGAGAACGTGCAGCAGCTCTTCGACGAAGGCTTCACTCCGCGAGGCGACTCGCTCACCCCGCTCGCCGAGTACATCGTCAAGGGCGGCGGCCAGAACACCGCGCACGTCAGCACCAGTTGCGAGAAGTGGGTGGCGCAGAAGTTCGCCACATACGGCGCGGCGAAGACGGGGTGGGTGTACGAGATCGAGGCGCCGGGCGGAATCGACGTGAACGCCACAGCGCACCTCAACGGGTACCAGTCCCCGTACCTCTGGAACAAGGAAATCGACTTCCCCGGCGGCATCAACGGCAGCTACATCAAAGAAGCCTGCAAGTACCGGCTGTTGAAGACCGACCCGGCGACAAAGGTCAACACCTACGAGAACCTCGGCTGCCAGACCAACCGCCACTTCCAGCGCGTGCTGACCGCGATGCGCTGA